In Marinibacterium anthonyi, a genomic segment contains:
- the slt_6 gene encoding Soluble lytic murein transglycosylase precursor, producing the protein MQHPGARPSHEPDRFWSRTTDRAFALVVLLGTGVCSAPLAAYAQNGADGFIFQVSPDGRLIDTAESTSTLRSFTGEEDAQNGPLPDRLFLFAAPESRGNDAPLSDVTAAAAVAPRAVRATPEILHAIETTALRYGSHDALRRAGLSVSDWALFYRANIEIESAYNPRALSPVGAIGLGQLMPDTARDLGVDPHDIAQNLDGSARYLLMMLEQFGDPALALAAYNAGPHAVTRHGGIPPFRETQGHVARVTAVFQRLRGDLS; encoded by the coding sequence ATGCAGCACCCGGGCGCACGCCCGAGCCACGAACCGGACCGGTTCTGGTCAAGGACAACTGACCGCGCCTTTGCGCTCGTCGTGCTACTCGGTACAGGTGTTTGTTCCGCACCCTTGGCCGCGTATGCACAGAATGGGGCCGACGGTTTCATCTTCCAGGTCAGTCCCGATGGTCGACTGATCGACACCGCCGAGAGCACGAGCACCTTGCGCTCGTTCACTGGCGAAGAAGATGCCCAGAATGGGCCCCTTCCAGATCGTCTCTTTCTCTTTGCAGCACCGGAGTCCCGTGGGAATGATGCTCCCCTGAGCGATGTAACGGCTGCCGCCGCGGTCGCCCCGCGTGCCGTCCGCGCCACACCTGAAATCCTCCACGCCATCGAGACCACGGCGCTGCGCTACGGCAGCCATGACGCTTTGCGTCGGGCGGGCCTGTCGGTCAGCGATTGGGCGCTGTTCTACCGCGCCAATATCGAGATCGAGAGCGCCTATAACCCGCGTGCCTTGAGCCCGGTCGGGGCCATCGGGCTCGGCCAGCTCATGCCCGACACCGCGCGCGATCTCGGCGTCGATCCCCATGACATCGCCCAGAACCTCGACGGCTCGGCCCGTTACCTGTTGATGATGCTCGAGCAGTTCGGCGATCCCGCGCTGGCGCTCGCGGCCTACAATGCCGGTCCCCATGCGGTCACCCGCCATGGCGGCATTCCCCCCTTTCGAGAAACCCAAGGCCATGTGGCCCGTGTGACAGCCGTGTTCCAGCGGCTGAGAGGAGACCTTTCGTGA
- a CDS encoding Type IV secretory pathway, VirB2 components (pilins), translating into MTSKSSIVALGAMALIVLAGPALAQSIDLSPVQTLLQGIVDAITGPLGIVIGTLALIGVFLSWLFGILDFRQALWVVVAIAGIAAAPTIVAAIWTT; encoded by the coding sequence GTGACATCCAAATCTTCTATTGTCGCGCTCGGCGCGATGGCCCTCATCGTGCTGGCAGGACCGGCGCTTGCGCAAAGCATCGACCTCTCGCCCGTGCAGACGCTGCTGCAGGGCATCGTCGATGCGATCACCGGCCCCTTGGGCATCGTGATCGGCACGCTCGCGCTGATCGGCGTGTTCCTCTCCTGGCTCTTCGGCATCCTCGATTTCCGGCAGGCGCTCTGGGTCGTGGTCGCGATCGCGGGCATCGCCGCGGCACCCACCATCGTCGCCGCCATCTGGACCACCTGA
- a CDS encoding type IV secretion system protein VirB3 translates to MADQSRVFIGLLRPPKLMGLPIMYAMVWLFGSTLLFLWVQSWVVAVFAGLAWPALWKAADWDPNFLDVLVITLQETPPTANRKLHGGDSYAP, encoded by the coding sequence ATGGCTGACCAGTCCCGCGTGTTCATCGGCCTTCTCAGGCCACCCAAGCTGATGGGCTTGCCGATCATGTACGCCATGGTCTGGCTCTTCGGCTCGACGCTTCTGTTCCTCTGGGTCCAGAGCTGGGTGGTGGCCGTCTTCGCGGGGCTGGCCTGGCCGGCGCTCTGGAAGGCCGCGGACTGGGATCCGAACTTCCTCGATGTCCTGGTGATCACCTTGCAGGAAACCCCGCCCACGGCGAACCGCAAGCTGCACGGGGGCGACAGCTATGCCCCGTGA
- the virB4_5 gene encoding Type IV secretion system protein virB4, with protein MPRDAIADEVENALDPLTALPAWVKSEKRLSSMLPYVSLVTDRTIRTRGNELMQCIRLEGVNSTTSEDAHLDRIGGLLAGIVAQVGTEFSFYLHKVSKAVDVTLPPVPGEGFAAAIDERWHAHLGRAGLRDKTLTLTVLKRPETGSRLPFGLGASRSRHAADTTRRLRKLDEVVGFLLSSFDELKPRLLAASTGELLGFLGSLNTGEEHPLFPRSRLGVIAEDVANTRVTFRGTTIALSDGAVGDKLGAIFAVKNYPAKTDSLMLDELNLPVDMVVTHSFVPINANIMAGRIKRQLRLMQAANDGAVSLAQELELAQDDLESKRLIFGEHHMTVAVYARTQTALDDIAAEIRNISATSGINLISEAFGARAHFMAQHPGNTGARSRKAAITNHNFADLATFHRTPLGKTGMEVPWGVPITLFPTPERSGFRFNFHEQGAPDREPTGGHTLILGRPGSGKSVLAAFLMTMARRAGARVFVFDYRAGMEMAVRALGGSYSTVRAGRPTGLNPLQTEIDARGQAWLADWLASLLERRDRPLTPVQTNRLQEVVRQNASAGNAGLRNWSDFASLLVSTDDEGDLFERMQEWTADGRFGWIFGANAHDTFQIGGSTDADVAGFDLTGILDSESERERMAVLSYLFRRVERVIEDRKPTIIVIDEAWKALDNAYFAERLSNWLVTARKQNAVVVMMTQYASQLERTRTGKTIVEAVPTQVLLPNIRASAADYAMLGLTEKELDVLLGVGSASRLALVRDDRGSVVIDADLSALGPLVTILGGMEKGEALVGADYRERPDFWRVT; from the coding sequence ATGCCCCGTGATGCAATTGCCGATGAGGTTGAGAACGCCCTCGATCCGCTGACCGCGCTGCCTGCATGGGTCAAGAGCGAGAAGCGGCTCTCGTCGATGCTGCCCTATGTGAGCCTTGTCACCGACCGGACGATCCGGACGCGCGGCAACGAGCTGATGCAGTGTATCCGGCTTGAAGGGGTGAACAGCACCACGAGCGAGGATGCTCATCTCGACCGGATCGGCGGGCTTCTCGCCGGGATCGTCGCGCAGGTGGGGACGGAGTTCTCCTTCTACCTGCACAAGGTGTCGAAAGCGGTCGATGTGACCCTGCCGCCCGTTCCGGGCGAAGGGTTTGCGGCTGCCATCGACGAACGATGGCACGCGCATCTCGGCCGCGCGGGTTTGCGCGACAAGACGCTGACCCTGACCGTGCTGAAGCGACCTGAGACCGGCAGCCGCTTGCCGTTCGGACTTGGGGCGTCTCGCTCGCGACATGCGGCCGACACCACCCGCCGCTTGCGCAAGCTCGACGAGGTTGTGGGGTTTCTGCTGTCCTCCTTCGATGAGCTGAAGCCCCGCCTGCTGGCCGCAAGCACCGGAGAGCTTCTGGGCTTCCTCGGTTCACTCAACACGGGCGAGGAGCACCCGCTCTTCCCCCGGTCGCGCCTCGGTGTGATCGCCGAGGACGTAGCCAATACGCGCGTCACCTTCCGCGGCACGACCATCGCACTCTCGGACGGTGCCGTCGGCGACAAGCTCGGGGCGATCTTTGCGGTGAAGAACTACCCTGCCAAGACCGACAGCCTGATGCTCGACGAGCTGAACCTGCCCGTCGACATGGTGGTCACGCACTCTTTTGTGCCGATCAACGCCAACATCATGGCAGGCCGGATCAAACGGCAGCTGCGCCTGATGCAGGCCGCCAATGACGGAGCCGTCAGTCTCGCCCAGGAACTGGAACTCGCGCAGGACGATCTGGAATCCAAACGCCTGATCTTTGGCGAGCACCACATGACCGTGGCCGTCTATGCCCGCACCCAGACGGCGCTTGACGACATCGCGGCCGAAATCCGCAACATCTCCGCCACTTCCGGCATCAACCTAATCTCGGAGGCCTTCGGGGCGCGGGCGCATTTCATGGCGCAGCATCCCGGAAACACAGGGGCGCGCAGCCGCAAGGCCGCGATCACGAACCACAACTTCGCCGATCTTGCTACTTTCCACCGCACGCCCCTCGGCAAGACCGGTATGGAAGTTCCTTGGGGCGTGCCGATCACGCTTTTCCCGACACCGGAGCGCAGCGGTTTCCGCTTCAACTTCCACGAACAGGGCGCGCCGGACCGCGAACCCACGGGCGGCCACACGCTGATTTTGGGGCGTCCCGGCTCGGGCAAATCCGTCTTGGCGGCGTTCCTGATGACCATGGCCCGGCGCGCTGGCGCGCGAGTCTTCGTCTTCGACTATCGCGCGGGCATGGAGATGGCCGTCCGCGCGCTCGGCGGCAGCTATTCGACCGTGCGGGCGGGGCGCCCCACCGGGCTGAACCCCCTGCAGACCGAGATCGACGCCCGCGGCCAGGCCTGGCTTGCCGACTGGCTTGCAAGCCTGCTCGAGCGCCGTGACCGGCCACTGACCCCGGTGCAGACCAACCGACTGCAGGAGGTCGTGCGCCAGAACGCCAGCGCGGGGAACGCGGGGCTGCGCAACTGGTCGGATTTCGCCTCGCTACTCGTCTCCACCGATGACGAGGGCGATCTCTTCGAGCGGATGCAGGAATGGACCGCCGATGGCCGCTTTGGCTGGATCTTCGGGGCGAACGCGCACGACACGTTCCAAATCGGGGGCAGCACCGACGCTGACGTCGCGGGCTTTGACCTCACCGGCATCCTCGATTCCGAGAGCGAGCGGGAACGCATGGCAGTCCTGTCCTACCTCTTCCGCCGGGTCGAGCGGGTGATCGAGGACCGCAAGCCCACCATCATCGTCATCGACGAGGCATGGAAAGCCCTCGACAACGCCTACTTTGCGGAGCGACTCAGCAACTGGCTGGTGACCGCCCGCAAGCAGAACGCCGTCGTCGTGATGATGACGCAATATGCCAGCCAGCTCGAGCGCACGCGCACCGGCAAGACCATCGTGGAAGCGGTGCCGACGCAGGTGCTCTTGCCCAACATTCGTGCTTCCGCCGCTGACTACGCGATGCTCGGCCTGACCGAGAAAGAGCTCGACGTGCTTCTGGGCGTCGGCTCGGCTTCGCGGCTCGCGCTTGTACGCGACGACCGTGGTTCCGTCGTGATCGATGCCGATCTCAGCGCGCTCGGCCCGCTCGTGACCATCCTTGGCGGCATGGAGAAGGGCGAGGCCCTCGTCGGCGCCGATTATCGCGAACGTCCTGATTTCTGGAGAGTGACATGA
- the slt_7 gene encoding Soluble lytic murein transglycosylase precursor, with translation MRTWLPLSMIGFALAGPTAGPAVAQGVPTFDLRLFAERQAILEQTDRDLALQQDRLSREEELAEIERQQLASLEGLMDAMSLGAGDVAGTVAGLEAGQGAVDDVESAAASLYAPEDNNPAAARMFGDAREGIEELIIRAARHTHSLPGVSRAGLSLVQWRCLLQALIWQESRFQIGARSPVGAFGLTQIMPGTAGDLGIYPAYYDDPWLQVTGGARYLAMMLNMFDGNIIHALAAYNAGPGNVQDYGGVPPFAETQHYVVVIPQQYNSYLVAVGGIDALGTIDPVLLANASFSLSAHGAGVYGDYSLVSVRAAALRVQDIITRIGETEDLHEAIALNTYARAELARLVAIRTRIKAAHTQPLSEEQLAMAAAQAAERQFMDFTQETLR, from the coding sequence ATGCGGACCTGGCTTCCTCTCTCGATGATCGGCTTTGCACTGGCAGGTCCCACGGCGGGGCCAGCGGTCGCCCAAGGCGTGCCGACCTTCGATCTGCGCCTCTTCGCAGAGCGGCAGGCCATCCTTGAGCAGACCGATCGGGACCTGGCACTGCAGCAGGACCGGCTAAGCCGCGAGGAGGAACTGGCCGAAATCGAGCGCCAGCAACTCGCCTCCCTCGAAGGGCTGATGGATGCCATGTCGCTTGGCGCTGGAGACGTGGCCGGAACCGTGGCAGGGCTCGAGGCGGGGCAGGGGGCGGTAGACGACGTCGAAAGCGCAGCCGCCAGCCTCTACGCGCCCGAGGACAACAATCCGGCTGCGGCCCGGATGTTCGGCGATGCCCGGGAAGGGATCGAGGAACTGATCATCCGCGCGGCCCGCCATACCCACAGCCTGCCCGGCGTGAGCCGTGCCGGCCTGTCGCTCGTCCAGTGGCGCTGCCTGTTGCAGGCCCTGATCTGGCAGGAAAGCCGATTTCAGATCGGGGCGCGCTCTCCCGTGGGGGCCTTCGGGCTCACCCAGATCATGCCCGGCACGGCGGGCGATCTCGGGATCTACCCGGCCTATTACGACGACCCATGGCTGCAGGTCACAGGCGGTGCGCGTTACCTCGCGATGATGCTGAACATGTTCGATGGCAACATCATACATGCACTTGCCGCTTACAACGCAGGCCCCGGCAATGTGCAGGACTACGGTGGCGTCCCGCCCTTCGCGGAAACCCAACACTACGTCGTGGTGATCCCGCAGCAGTATAACAGCTACCTCGTCGCCGTGGGCGGCATCGATGCGCTCGGCACGATCGACCCGGTGCTCCTCGCGAATGCGAGCTTCAGCCTCTCGGCCCATGGGGCGGGGGTCTATGGGGATTATTCGCTGGTCTCGGTCCGTGCGGCCGCTTTGCGCGTTCAGGACATCATTACCCGCATCGGCGAGACCGAGGACCTGCACGAGGCTATCGCGCTCAATACCTATGCGCGCGCCGAACTGGCACGGTTGGTCGCGATCCGCACCCGGATCAAGGCCGCCCATACCCAGCCGCTGAGCGAGGAACAACTCGCCATGGCCGCAGCCCAAGCCGCCGAGCGGCAGTTCATGGATTTCACCCAGGAGACATTGCGATGA
- a CDS encoding P-type DNA transfer protein VirB5, protein MIRRLYCSLTTTAATLALTTALAGPVTAQGVPTVDTQNIAQEIRQLQQMLQDFGIQTDLLDNALAQLDLLQQQFDQLEEMYASLTGPRSILGLAMGGDLDNLLQANFEDIPGLIRGIQAGDWSSLIGPNAGPLRTQMEQALASAGFDEDSLHEIATSGNPGAEGVATRATTGAVMSAAAQNSHAEAAQSLERVEQLVSMIPDMEDLKESMDHNTRVTAELAIAMTRMWELEAIQTLGAGNAGVVDAATVAEERRYMDFTLPSLRP, encoded by the coding sequence ATGATCCGGCGCTTGTACTGTTCCCTTACCACCACCGCCGCGACCCTCGCGCTGACCACCGCCCTCGCGGGGCCCGTCACTGCACAGGGCGTGCCCACGGTCGATACCCAGAACATCGCCCAGGAAATCCGCCAGCTTCAACAGATGCTGCAGGATTTCGGGATCCAGACCGATCTTCTGGACAATGCGCTGGCACAGCTCGACCTCCTGCAGCAGCAGTTCGACCAGCTCGAGGAGATGTATGCCTCGCTGACCGGGCCGCGCAGCATCCTCGGTCTCGCCATGGGCGGCGATCTCGACAATCTACTGCAGGCCAATTTCGAAGACATCCCCGGCCTGATCCGAGGCATCCAGGCGGGCGACTGGTCGAGCCTGATCGGCCCCAACGCGGGGCCCCTGCGCACGCAAATGGAACAGGCTCTGGCGAGTGCCGGGTTCGATGAAGATTCACTCCACGAGATTGCCACCAGCGGCAATCCGGGTGCAGAGGGTGTCGCGACCCGCGCCACGACCGGCGCCGTGATGTCGGCGGCGGCCCAGAACAGCCATGCCGAGGCGGCGCAATCGCTCGAACGCGTCGAACAACTCGTTTCGATGATCCCCGACATGGAGGACCTCAAGGAGTCGATGGACCACAACACCCGCGTCACAGCGGAACTGGCCATCGCCATGACGCGGATGTGGGAGCTTGAGGCCATCCAGACCCTCGGCGCGGGCAATGCGGGCGTGGTCGATGCCGCCACCGTCGCCGAAGAGCGCCGCTACATGGACTTCACCCTGCCGAGCCTGCGGCCATGA
- a CDS encoding TrbF-like Type IV secretion system protein: MTKAPDMTAGMSTRELVEEELIHGALRREQLWRMIGLGGAGFGFFGCLAAAAVALMVDTPPPVVVPYDPATGLALPNATVETVSLAERPAIIEAQIYRYILDREAYNQLDNDLRVRRVLAQSTGAAEASMRAMWTSGQESYPPTRYGPAAEMAVEIASITLIGENRAQVRLRKRLTSPQGAQDGSFTATLMFAFQPERTRSIDDVWQNPFGFTVTQYAIRSDRSE; this comes from the coding sequence ATGACCAAGGCACCGGACATGACGGCAGGTATGAGCACGCGCGAACTGGTCGAGGAGGAACTGATCCATGGCGCTTTGCGCCGGGAGCAGCTTTGGCGGATGATCGGCCTTGGCGGGGCTGGCTTCGGGTTTTTCGGCTGCCTTGCCGCTGCGGCTGTCGCCCTGATGGTCGATACGCCCCCGCCCGTCGTCGTGCCCTATGACCCCGCGACCGGTCTCGCTCTGCCGAACGCCACTGTCGAAACGGTCTCGCTTGCCGAGCGGCCTGCGATCATCGAGGCACAGATCTACCGCTACATCCTCGACCGCGAGGCCTACAACCAACTCGACAACGACCTGCGCGTGCGCCGCGTGCTGGCCCAGTCCACCGGGGCGGCCGAGGCCAGCATGAGGGCCATGTGGACCTCCGGGCAGGAGAGCTATCCACCGACCCGCTACGGCCCCGCGGCAGAGATGGCTGTCGAGATCGCGTCGATCACGCTCATCGGCGAGAACCGCGCGCAGGTGCGCCTCAGGAAGCGCCTGACCAGCCCGCAGGGCGCGCAGGACGGATCCTTCACCGCCACGCTGATGTTTGCCTTCCAGCCCGAACGGACCCGCTCGATCGACGATGTCTGGCAGAACCCTTTCGGCTTCACAGTCACCCAATATGCCATCCGATCGGACCGTTCCGAATGA
- the virB9_3 gene encoding Type IV secretion system protein virB9 precursor has product MTSVPVLASVHALLVAGALVLSAPAAFAETTPRPGPHDNRVRIATWEQGQVYRIVTTLTRVTTVEFGEGETIRSIIAGDTVGFQFDGVPGGRAFAIKPAASGVATNITVYTNRRSYYFHVVEARETPHYVVQFRYPESRVQPARAVAAEAPNANYAVSAREEFTPTAIWDDGTFTYFRFARNAPVPAIFRYANGGERAVNSTALEDGVIRVSGVNRQWVLRLGEDEVCVQDMGGPTS; this is encoded by the coding sequence ATGACCTCTGTTCCAGTTCTTGCCTCCGTTCACGCCCTGCTTGTCGCCGGTGCCCTCGTGCTCTCGGCACCCGCAGCCTTTGCCGAGACCACGCCGCGCCCAGGTCCCCATGACAACCGCGTCCGGATCGCCACTTGGGAACAGGGGCAGGTCTACCGCATCGTCACCACCCTGACCCGCGTCACCACCGTCGAATTCGGTGAGGGCGAGACGATCCGCTCGATCATCGCAGGCGACACCGTCGGCTTTCAATTCGATGGCGTGCCGGGCGGACGCGCCTTCGCGATCAAGCCTGCCGCCTCGGGTGTCGCCACCAACATCACGGTCTACACGAACCGCCGCTCCTATTACTTTCACGTGGTCGAGGCGCGCGAGACCCCGCATTACGTCGTGCAGTTCCGCTATCCCGAGAGCCGCGTTCAACCGGCCCGGGCTGTCGCAGCCGAGGCGCCGAATGCCAACTACGCTGTCAGCGCCCGGGAGGAGTTCACGCCGACCGCCATCTGGGATGATGGCACCTTCACCTATTTCCGCTTCGCGCGGAACGCGCCGGTCCCGGCGATCTTCCGTTATGCCAATGGCGGCGAGCGGGCGGTGAACAGCACGGCACTCGAGGACGGCGTCATCCGTGTCTCGGGCGTGAACCGCCAATGGGTCCTGCGCCTCGGCGAAGACGAAGTCTGTGTTCAGGATATGGGCGGACCCACGTCATGA
- the ptlG_2 gene encoding Pertussis toxin liberation protein G — translation MSQDTEDLAARLAALEATGDKKRGAARPSPLAAILGVAGIVAVGGLAWAALQPSPEAPLPTAAPEEFQTTGSGFGDLAPMPVVESAPPPAETGPSASELALMESLATLRAELEDLRARPVEASDSGAEQAIADLTAQIAALQEASTEAQRALERQLTERDRELDQLRMDLEVARLAPPAPMDLGPNEEELRLAELERRRIAEAEARAERIASPMIAFSGMGAGTDRENSLEAVRLNEDEAFVRAGARPAPVTRAEVIVNPGNTVVQGTMIQAVTETALDSTLPGAIRAIVSEDVHSFDGTRVLIPRGARLVGRYRSDVALAQSRVMVAWDRIILPDSQTVEISAFGGDELGRTGTTGFVDTRFAQRFGSAALISLIGALPAAAAGQIEDAAAADIASDVGTDLRDSTQSVMQDYLAIRPVIHVDQGTRITVMVDRDLEIF, via the coding sequence ATGAGCCAGGACACCGAAGACCTTGCCGCGCGCCTCGCGGCCCTTGAAGCAACGGGCGACAAGAAGCGCGGCGCAGCACGGCCCTCTCCGCTGGCCGCTATCCTCGGCGTGGCCGGGATTGTGGCCGTGGGCGGCCTGGCCTGGGCCGCCCTTCAGCCATCACCAGAAGCGCCCCTGCCGACCGCAGCCCCCGAAGAGTTCCAGACCACAGGATCGGGCTTCGGTGACCTTGCGCCCATGCCCGTGGTCGAGTCTGCGCCGCCGCCGGCCGAGACCGGTCCCTCTGCCTCGGAACTGGCGCTGATGGAAAGTCTCGCCACGCTGCGCGCGGAACTTGAAGACCTGCGCGCGCGGCCCGTCGAAGCGTCTGACAGCGGCGCAGAGCAAGCCATCGCCGACCTAACGGCGCAGATCGCGGCACTGCAAGAGGCCTCTACTGAAGCGCAACGCGCGCTCGAGCGGCAATTGACCGAACGCGACCGCGAGCTCGACCAGCTGCGCATGGACCTCGAAGTCGCGCGGCTGGCCCCGCCTGCGCCCATGGACCTCGGGCCGAACGAGGAGGAGTTGCGGCTTGCCGAACTCGAGCGCCGCCGCATCGCCGAAGCGGAGGCCCGGGCCGAACGAATCGCGTCGCCCATGATCGCGTTTTCTGGGATGGGGGCAGGGACCGACCGAGAGAACAGCCTCGAGGCCGTACGCCTGAATGAGGACGAGGCCTTCGTGCGCGCGGGTGCCAGACCCGCCCCGGTGACGCGGGCCGAAGTGATCGTGAACCCCGGCAACACCGTCGTGCAAGGCACGATGATCCAGGCCGTGACCGAGACGGCGCTGGACAGCACACTGCCCGGTGCGATCCGGGCCATCGTCTCCGAGGACGTCCATTCCTTTGATGGCACGCGCGTTTTGATCCCGCGTGGCGCGCGTCTCGTGGGGCGTTACCGCTCCGATGTGGCGCTCGCGCAATCGCGGGTCATGGTGGCCTGGGACCGCATCATCCTGCCCGACAGCCAGACCGTGGAAATCAGCGCCTTTGGCGGAGATGAGCTCGGACGCACCGGCACCACCGGGTTTGTTGACACCCGTTTCGCGCAGCGCTTCGGCTCGGCCGCGCTGATCTCGCTGATCGGGGCATTGCCTGCGGCAGCCGCCGGACAGATCGAGGATGCGGCTGCGGCCGACATCGCGAGCGACGTCGGCACGGACCTGCGCGACAGCACCCAAAGCGTCATGCAGGACTATCTGGCGATCCGCCCAGTGATCCATGTCGATCAGGGCACGCGGATCACGGTCATGGTCGACCGCGATCTGGAGATTTTCTGA
- a CDS encoding Type IV secretion system protein VirB11, which translates to MAASYLEASLDRLGAPVQRDDTIEICINPDGRVWGEFQGDHFMRGLGTPLTQTEIKDLGNQIASAASTTLSTKKPIVSVSILYRDRPIRAQVIQPPAVEGGFSISLRFFSSLPLEAIKLGFLYGKERSLEGLRRERNAALRDVVASGDIDAALRFCVENKLNMIVSGGTSTGKTVAARKILSLIPPDERIITIEEAAELRPEQPNAVTLIADRDTEARSADVLLASTLRMRPDRIVLGEVRGREAMTFLEAINTGHGGSLTTLHAETPQLAVRRLAIAALKTDVPMTYANMVDYIEGSIDVIIQAGRHNGARGITEFFLPGQARHPDQNTGPAGGAERPTVAAE; encoded by the coding sequence ATGGCAGCGAGCTATCTCGAAGCCTCACTGGATCGCCTCGGCGCACCTGTACAACGGGACGACACGATCGAAATCTGCATCAACCCCGACGGACGGGTCTGGGGCGAGTTCCAGGGCGATCATTTCATGCGCGGCCTCGGCACGCCGCTGACCCAGACCGAGATCAAGGACCTCGGCAACCAGATCGCCTCGGCTGCCTCGACGACGCTGAGTACCAAGAAACCCATCGTCTCGGTCTCGATCCTCTACCGGGATCGTCCTATCCGGGCGCAAGTCATCCAGCCCCCGGCCGTCGAAGGCGGGTTTTCCATCTCGCTGCGGTTCTTCTCGTCGCTGCCGCTAGAGGCGATCAAGCTTGGCTTCCTGTATGGCAAGGAGCGCAGCCTCGAAGGCCTGCGCCGCGAACGGAACGCCGCGCTGCGCGATGTGGTGGCCTCGGGCGACATCGACGCCGCCCTGCGCTTCTGCGTCGAGAACAAGCTCAACATGATCGTCTCGGGCGGCACATCGACCGGCAAGACGGTTGCGGCGCGCAAGATCCTCTCCCTGATCCCACCCGACGAACGGATCATCACCATCGAAGAGGCGGCCGAGCTGCGCCCCGAACAGCCGAATGCCGTGACGCTGATCGCGGACCGGGACACCGAGGCCCGCAGCGCCGATGTGCTTCTAGCCTCGACCCTGCGCATGCGGCCCGACAGGATCGTGCTCGGTGAGGTCCGCGGCCGCGAGGCGATGACCTTCCTCGAGGCGATCAACACCGGGCATGGCGGCTCGCTGACCACTCTCCATGCCGAGACCCCGCAACTCGCCGTCCGCCGTCTCGCCATAGCCGCGCTCAAGACCGATGTGCCAATGACCTATGCCAACATGGTCGACTACATCGAAGGCTCCATCGACGTGATCATCCAGGCCGGCCGACATAATGGCGCGCGCGGCATCACCGAGTTCTTCCTGCCGGGGCAGGCGAGACATCCAGACCAGAACACGGGTCCAGCCGGGGGTGCCGAGCGCCCGACGGTCGCGGCCGAATGA
- a CDS encoding TrbL/VirB6 plasmid conjugal transfer protein — protein MSIVSWMVGTADGFLADAAESQFGAVASNTGTIVLLMVTLSLIGVCINMAFQFRSMDGASFFWYLVKLMLIGLFAFNWANFNAVANAVIGGLDYVAGALISSVGGGGAGATYFAAEFDDLITEFSQYLNAIGNNLNWMTGAILGGIGLVLLSLLGFMTGIVLIFAKMMLTLMLGLAPIMIALSLFDATKDFFHRWVSTTISYAFYPIVIAAMFSTVVGMANSLLAQLGDPNSATNIGSLVPFFVMVFLAKGFVAATPLIVRGISGNLMVAAAPAVVAESTGIMRGIFNTDGVKGRARIGALTTGEVIGRGTMQAPAAVRGAAATASAQVVRMAERAKRLGR, from the coding sequence ATGAGCATCGTCAGCTGGATGGTCGGAACTGCCGACGGCTTCCTTGCCGATGCGGCCGAGTCCCAGTTCGGGGCTGTGGCGAGCAATACCGGCACGATCGTCCTGCTGATGGTCACACTCTCGCTGATCGGCGTCTGCATCAACATGGCCTTCCAGTTCCGCAGCATGGATGGGGCCAGCTTCTTCTGGTACCTGGTCAAACTGATGTTGATAGGGCTCTTTGCCTTTAATTGGGCCAACTTCAACGCGGTCGCCAACGCCGTGATCGGCGGACTCGACTATGTCGCCGGGGCCCTGATCTCCTCGGTCGGCGGCGGCGGAGCAGGGGCCACCTACTTCGCGGCCGAATTCGATGATCTCATCACGGAGTTCAGCCAATACCTGAACGCGATTGGCAACAACCTGAACTGGATGACTGGCGCGATCCTCGGCGGCATCGGCCTCGTGCTCTTGAGCCTCCTTGGCTTCATGACCGGCATCGTCCTCATCTTCGCCAAGATGATGCTGACCCTGATGCTCGGTCTTGCGCCGATCATGATCGCCCTGTCGCTCTTCGATGCGACCAAAGATTTCTTCCACAGATGGGTCTCGACGACGATCAGCTACGCCTTCTACCCCATCGTCATCGCCGCCATGTTCTCGACCGTCGTCGGCATGGCGAACTCACTGCTGGCGCAGCTCGGCGATCCGAATTCGGCTACCAATATCGGCTCGCTGGTGCCGTTCTTCGTGATGGTGTTTCTAGCGAAGGGGTTCGTCGCGGCAACGCCCCTGATCGTGCGAGGTATTTCGGGGAACTTGATGGTCGCTGCGGCACCCGCGGTGGTCGCGGAATCGACCGGGATCATGCGGGGGATCTTCAATACCGACGGCGTCAAGGGCCGGGCGAGGATCGGTGCACTCACGACAGGTGAAGTGATTGGGCGGGGGACAATGCAGGCACCCGCCGCTGTACGGGGTGCTGCCGCTACGGCAAGCGCGCAGGTGGTCAGGATGGCTGAGAGGGCGAAGCGGTTGGGTCGGTGA